In Caulobacter rhizosphaerae, the genomic stretch GGGTCGTCCTTGAGACCATGGCTTGAGCAGCAGGGCGCGCGTCGTCGTCGACGCCTCTCGCGCAGGCGCGCCGGCCGCGCCGGGTGACGTCCGGACGCGGAGCGGTTCTATCAAGCGAGGTTCTCACGCCTCGACGCCGCGCTTTCAGCGGCGCGCCCGGAGTCTAGAACGCGGTTTCGCGGCTTGGCAAGGCTGGGCGATGGACGCGCCAAGGCGGGTGGGGGGCCCTGGCTGAGAGTGGCGGCGCGAACACGCTCCATGAGTTTGAAGCGCCCTCAAAAACATGCGGTATTGACTGCCTCTTATTTTTTGGGAAGGTCATCGCAACGATAACAGCGGGTTGGGACACCCAACCCCCAGGGGTGGAATGATGCAAAAGCCGAGCAATCAAATGCGCGCCTTGTTTTGCGGCGCGGCGCTTTTCGTTCTGGCGGGAGCCGCCCAGGCTCAGACCACGTCGCCCGCGACCCAGGATCCGGCCGACGTGACGCAAGTCGGGGAAGTGGTCGTCACCGGCACCCTGATCCGCGGCGTGGGCGAGACCGGCAGCAATCTCATCACCCTCAACGACGAGACGATCACCGCCACCGGCGCGGCGCGCGTTTCGGACGTCCTGGCCGACATCCCGCAGGTGACGAGCAATTTCAACAAGCTGCCGACCTATGACACCGCCGGCGTCATGGTCAACCGCCCCGACATTCGCAATCTGACGGGAGCTTCCGCGGCCTCCACGACCCTGGTGCTGATGGACGGCCATCGCATGACCCCGGTCGGCGGGTTCTCGGCGGCCGATCCCGACGTCATCCCGCCGGCGCTGCTGCAGCGGGTCGAGGTCGTGCCCGACGGCGGCTCGTCGACCTACGGCGCCGACGCCGTGGCCGGGGTGCTCAACTTCATCACCAAGCGACGTTTCGATGGCGTGCAGGTGGAAGGTCACTACGGCGTCGCCGATAACTATGCCAGCTATGACGCCTCGATCACCGGCGGCAAGGCGTGGAGCACCGGCTCGATCTACGGCTCCTACAGCTACGCCCACCACGACCGCATCCTCTATAGGGACCGCGACTACGCCGTCGAGACCCAGCCCAACCTCGGCTATTGCCCCAAGGGCACGGTCTATACGGCGAATGGCGCGACGGTTCTGGCCCCGATCCCGTTCGTCCCCTGCAGCACCATCGACGGCGGCACGATGCTGCCCGAGGAGACCCGTCAGACGGTGTTCGTCGGGCTCAACCAGGATCTCAGTGACAGGGTCACCTTCGACCTGACCGCCTTCAAGACGCGTCGCGAGGCCGAGGGTCTGGTCGACCTCGACAAAGGCCGCGCCGAGGCCACCGTCTGCCATCCGCTCGTCGGCGCGGCCTGCGCGGCCGCGGGCGGTACGCTCTACCCGGCCTTCGCCTCGGTGGGGGGAGAGCTCGCCCAGAAGGTCCGCTTCTCGTTCTCCGACGTCCAGAGCAGCCGTTCGTCGAACCAACTGGACGTCTACCAGATCACCCCCGAGCTGAAGGTGAAGCTGGGCGGCGACTGGCAGATCCGCGCCCTGGGCAGCTGGGGCGCCTCCAAGACGACGGGCCGCTCGCCGACCTTCGATCCGGCCAAGCTGAACGCCGCCGTCGCGGCCGGCACGCTCAACATCTACAACGTCGATCTCACGGCGCCGGCCGTGCTGCAGGGCATCTTCGCCAATAACTACGTCCAGTACAAACAGGAGCTGGGCGACCTGCGCGTGATCGCCGACGGCCCGCTGTTCACCTTGCCGGGCGGCGAGGCCCGCCTCGCCGTCGGCGCGGAATATACGGACGAGACCTTCGAGGGCGCCTTCCAGGTCATCGCGCCGCAGGACGAGGCTAGCGCCCGCCGCACGCGCGGTGATCGCAACGTCAAGTCGGCCTTCGCTGAACTCAACGTGCCGATCGTTGGCGACGGTAACCGCGTGACGCTGATCCACGCCCTGACGCTCTCGGCTTCAGCGCGCTACGACTCCTATTCGGACGTCGGCGACACCACCAATCCGCGGGTGGGCCTGACCTGGCAGCCGGTGGACTGGATCAATGTCCGCACCAGCTGGGGCGAGTCGTTCACCGCCCCGGCCATGGGCGACCTGCACGCGCCCGACTCCCGCTACGTGGTCGTCCCGGCCAGCGACCTGGCGTTCCTGGATCCGACCCTGGCCGGCGGTCCGCCCAGCCCGGTCCCGGGCATCACCCTGGCCCAGCTGGGCTACTACCTGCGCCCGTCCGTGGCGGTCGTGGGCGGCAACACGGACCTCAAGCCCCAGACTGCGGAGAC encodes the following:
- a CDS encoding TonB-dependent receptor plug domain-containing protein gives rise to the protein MRALFCGAALFVLAGAAQAQTTSPATQDPADVTQVGEVVVTGTLIRGVGETGSNLITLNDETITATGAARVSDVLADIPQVTSNFNKLPTYDTAGVMVNRPDIRNLTGASAASTTLVLMDGHRMTPVGGFSAADPDVIPPALLQRVEVVPDGGSSTYGADAVAGVLNFITKRRFDGVQVEGHYGVADNYASYDASITGGKAWSTGSIYGSYSYAHHDRILYRDRDYAVETQPNLGYCPKGTVYTANGATVLAPIPFVPCSTIDGGTMLPEETRQTVFVGLNQDLSDRVTFDLTAFKTRREAEGLVDLDKGRAEATVCHPLVGAACAAAGGTLYPAFASVGGELAQKVRFSFSDVQSSRSSNQLDVYQITPELKVKLGGDWQIRALGSWGASKTTGRSPTFDPAKLNAAVAAGTLNIYNVDLTAPAVLQGIFANNYVQYKQELGDLRVIADGPLFTLPGGEARLAVGAEYTDETFEGAFQVIAPQDEASARRTRGDRNVKSAFAELNVPIVGDGNRVTLIHALTLSASARYDSYSDVGDTTNPRVGLTWQPVDWINVRTSWGESFTAPAMGDLHAPDSRYVVVPASDLAFLDPTLAGGPPSPVPGITLAQLGYYLRPSVAVVGGNTDLKPQTAETFSAGFDVSPPVAPGLRFGVTYYKVKIKDQFNLVAGAITQLFTNPALASYYIRNPTLAQVTAIGGALPVDGPPLSTVFTGAGPSYYIDLRRHNLGMANQDGLDFSASYDHATGFGSIFAKVGGTYILGREESPITGSPMVSVIDDDISRLALSTSFGAKAGGFTGQVTWNHSAGYSLSTPASGTAGPPQTKVDGFDTVDLFGSYDFKGQGWTNDLSLTVNIGNLFDEDPPFYNNTQTLGSASGYTNGGTLGRFFQVGLRKHF